From the Bacillus sp. SM2101 genome, one window contains:
- a CDS encoding ATP-dependent Clp protease ATP-binding subunit: MECQVCKNKEAAIVVKLNINGNQEQLPLCQECFINERNKLNTPSGFQGFSQFPFEHMFQGSQSSSESKEHSKQTQHGGRGGLLDQFGRNITHAAKAGLIDPVIGRDKEINRVIEILNRRNKNNPVLIGEPGVGKTAIAEGLALKIADNNVPTKLLNKEVYLLDVASLVANTGVRGQFEDRIKRIIGELQRRKNIILFIDEIHLLVGAGSAEGSMDAGNILKPALARGELQVVGATTLNEYRKIEKDAALERRFQPVTVAEPTTDEAEQILHGIKEKYENYHHVKYTDEAITQCVTLSHRYIQDRFLPDKAIDLLDEAGSKINLEFGHTDEQAIQDRLSQITKEKEVAANQENYEEAANLRHEEIKLEKQLKDQNNIEKALVNTEVIQKIIEEKTGIPVGKLQQDEHNRMKNLEKNLSSKVIGQEEAVKKVAKAIRRSRAGLKAKHRPIGSFLFVGPTGVGKTELTKTLAEELFGSKDMMIRFDMSEFMEKHSVSKLIGSPPGYVGHEDAGQLTEKVRRNPYSIILLDEIEKAHPDVQHMFLQILEDGRLTDSQGRTVSFKDTVIIMTSNAGTSHKTITVGFEHSGTDAIKESNILNTLGSFFKPEFLNRFDSIIEFNQLEKAQLQKIVELLISELEQTLKDQNLILTVSSEAIEKIAELGYHPQFGARPLRRVIQEQLEDQIADLLLENQDVTEFHTDIRAEKITVKVVEKQIV, translated from the coding sequence ATGGAATGTCAAGTTTGTAAAAATAAAGAAGCTGCTATTGTAGTTAAACTGAACATAAACGGTAACCAGGAACAATTACCTTTATGCCAAGAATGCTTTATCAATGAACGTAATAAATTAAATACACCCTCTGGCTTCCAAGGGTTTTCGCAATTTCCTTTTGAGCACATGTTTCAAGGTTCTCAATCATCATCCGAGTCCAAAGAACATAGCAAACAAACTCAACATGGAGGCAGAGGAGGATTATTAGATCAATTTGGACGCAACATCACACATGCTGCCAAAGCAGGCTTAATTGACCCTGTTATCGGTAGAGACAAAGAAATAAATAGAGTAATTGAAATTCTAAATCGACGCAACAAAAATAACCCCGTACTCATAGGTGAACCGGGTGTTGGTAAGACAGCAATAGCAGAAGGTTTAGCGTTAAAAATAGCTGACAATAATGTCCCGACTAAACTGTTAAATAAAGAGGTATATTTACTTGATGTTGCATCTTTAGTAGCAAATACTGGTGTGCGTGGTCAATTCGAAGACCGTATAAAAAGAATCATTGGAGAGCTTCAAAGAAGAAAAAATATTATTCTTTTCATTGATGAAATCCATTTATTAGTTGGAGCTGGTTCAGCCGAAGGCTCTATGGACGCAGGTAACATCCTAAAACCAGCACTTGCTCGGGGCGAGTTGCAAGTGGTTGGAGCAACAACGCTTAATGAATATCGCAAAATTGAGAAGGATGCTGCTTTGGAACGACGCTTTCAACCGGTTACTGTAGCAGAACCAACAACTGATGAAGCGGAACAAATATTACATGGTATTAAAGAAAAATATGAAAACTACCATCATGTAAAATATACTGACGAAGCAATCACACAATGTGTCACTTTATCACACCGTTACATCCAAGATCGCTTCTTACCTGATAAAGCTATTGATCTACTTGACGAGGCTGGATCGAAAATTAATTTAGAGTTTGGTCACACCGATGAACAAGCTATACAAGATCGCCTATCTCAAATAACAAAAGAAAAGGAGGTTGCAGCAAATCAAGAAAATTACGAAGAAGCTGCAAATTTACGACACGAAGAAATCAAGCTAGAAAAACAATTAAAAGATCAAAATAATATAGAGAAAGCATTGGTAAATACGGAAGTTATTCAAAAAATTATTGAAGAAAAAACAGGTATCCCTGTTGGGAAGTTACAACAAGATGAACATAATAGAATGAAAAACTTGGAGAAAAACTTATCATCAAAAGTAATAGGACAAGAGGAAGCTGTTAAGAAGGTTGCAAAAGCTATTCGTCGAAGCAGAGCTGGCTTAAAAGCAAAACATCGTCCAATTGGATCATTTCTATTTGTAGGTCCAACAGGTGTCGGAAAAACGGAACTAACAAAAACTTTAGCAGAAGAATTATTTGGCTCTAAGGATATGATGATTCGTTTTGATATGAGTGAATTTATGGAGAAACATTCGGTATCAAAATTAATAGGTTCACCTCCTGGATATGTTGGGCACGAAGATGCAGGTCAATTAACAGAAAAAGTCCGCAGAAATCCTTATAGTATCATTTTATTAGATGAAATTGAAAAAGCACACCCTGATGTGCAACATATGTTTCTTCAAATTTTAGAAGATGGCCGTCTTACTGATAGCCAAGGTAGAACAGTTAGCTTCAAAGATACAGTAATTATAATGACCAGTAATGCTGGAACATCACATAAAACAATTACAGTAGGCTTTGAACATAGCGGAACCGATGCTATTAAAGAAAGTAATATTCTAAATACGTTAGGTTCATTCTTTAAACCAGAATTTTTGAACAGATTTGATAGCATTATCGAATTCAATCAATTGGAAAAAGCACAGTTACAGAAAATAGTAGAGCTATTAATTTCAGAACTAGAACAAACATTAAAAGATCAAAACTTAATATTAACTGTTTCATCAGAAGCGATTGAAAAAATTGCTGAATTAGGCTATCACCCTCAATTTGGAGCTAGACCACTTCGTAGAGTCATCCAAGAACAGCTTGAGGATCAAATCGCTGATTTACTGCTCGAAAACCAAGATGTTACAGAGTTCCACACAGATATAAGAGCAGAAAAAATAACAGTTAAGGTAGTTGAAAAGCAAATTGTATAA
- a CDS encoding endospore germination permease: MKEGLSTFQVAIMVFMIQTGIDQLSLPRYTAEAFGTNGWIGILIFSVLVILNLILIALVFRFGKDKTIFEILEDVISPILVKPLYVFLALLWSTTGVLVLKYYDLLLRTLYYPTMPSLLFIIFTLVITYWLVRSGIYHIGKTTVVFFGLTIWIVLLFFYLTPEFRILRFTPFIFEGEKKIIDGGFGVLDAFLGYELVILIIPFMMKKKSAFKALMFGNIITTFIFLVNSFVAYGYFSYDQLVNDTYPFITMIEYFQLPFFQRLDGFIVSLYFLRVLITIVVYYWSADLVLRHAVPSIKPRYTLLFLIILTFCLSFIPNLSRELDEWDIWLGLIEGVVSIALPVFLLLLLSISHVIKKRKGVS, encoded by the coding sequence ATGAAAGAGGGACTCAGTACATTTCAGGTTGCAATAATGGTCTTTATGATACAAACAGGCATTGATCAATTAAGCTTACCACGTTATACCGCAGAAGCGTTTGGGACAAATGGGTGGATTGGAATCTTAATATTTTCTGTGCTTGTCATTTTGAATTTAATACTTATAGCGTTAGTATTTCGTTTTGGAAAAGATAAAACCATATTTGAAATATTAGAAGACGTAATATCACCAATTCTTGTAAAGCCACTATATGTTTTTTTAGCTTTGTTGTGGAGTACAACTGGGGTCTTAGTTTTAAAGTATTATGACTTATTGTTACGTACTTTATATTATCCAACTATGCCTTCACTTTTATTTATTATCTTTACTTTAGTGATTACATATTGGCTAGTTAGAAGTGGAATATACCATATCGGGAAAACAACTGTTGTATTTTTTGGGCTTACTATATGGATTGTGTTGTTGTTTTTCTATTTAACACCTGAATTTAGGATTTTAAGATTTACACCCTTTATTTTTGAAGGGGAGAAAAAGATTATTGATGGCGGTTTTGGTGTGTTAGATGCTTTTTTAGGTTATGAGCTAGTTATTTTAATCATCCCATTTATGATGAAAAAGAAATCAGCTTTTAAAGCATTGATGTTCGGGAATATCATTACAACATTCATTTTTCTTGTAAATAGCTTTGTTGCTTACGGTTATTTCAGTTATGACCAATTGGTAAATGACACGTATCCATTCATTACTATGATTGAATATTTTCAATTGCCTTTTTTTCAACGCTTAGATGGATTTATTGTTAGCTTATATTTCCTAAGAGTATTGATAACTATCGTTGTTTATTACTGGTCTGCAGATTTAGTACTTAGACATGCTGTGCCATCAATTAAGCCTCGTTATACGCTCTTGTTTTTAATAATTTTAACTTTTTGTTTGTCCTTCATACCAAATCTCTCAAGAGAGTTAGATGAATGGGATATTTGGTTAGGATTAATAGAAGGGGTGGTATCGATTGCTCTGCCTGTCTTTTTATTATTGTTACTTAGTATTTCTCACGTAATAAAGAAAAGAAAAGGTGTGTCATAA
- a CDS encoding DUF2268 domain-containing putative Zn-dependent protease (predicted Zn-dependent protease with a strongly conserved HExxH motif) — MVSITQFAPYSLIEKKDYLAHLVRDHGFNFEFKEESSKGSSSLIDDINHHKLQTLTREELVALQWNEGLIEAVIQNVMSLVSKYIYVENLEITVVPALAKPHHIPQSLCIFAYINHHGNILIFVPPNPDLDYLKYVLAHQAFYSSPQSPVNQLNGIFTLADWFKLEGAAQYFSLSFFEDKRWWADYTIDEGRYWASVKGLLQSTDVQLNRKFYFGFYDDDIPTYTGQAFAYNIVMSYVKRYPINSFTELFNIDVQHLFKNCEDRLSPCNV, encoded by the coding sequence ATGGTATCTATTACTCAATTCGCCCCCTACAGCTTAATAGAAAAAAAGGATTACTTAGCACATTTAGTTCGCGATCATGGCTTTAATTTCGAATTCAAAGAGGAGAGCAGTAAAGGTAGTAGCTCTTTAATTGATGATATAAACCATCATAAGTTGCAAACATTAACACGTGAAGAGCTTGTTGCATTACAATGGAATGAAGGGTTAATTGAAGCTGTTATCCAAAATGTCATGAGCCTAGTTTCTAAATATATTTATGTCGAAAACCTTGAAATAACAGTAGTCCCAGCCCTTGCAAAACCTCATCATATACCTCAGTCACTTTGTATTTTTGCCTATATAAACCATCATGGTAATATACTCATTTTCGTTCCACCAAACCCAGATCTCGATTACTTAAAATACGTTTTAGCACACCAGGCTTTTTACTCTTCTCCACAAAGCCCAGTTAATCAATTGAACGGCATTTTTACTTTAGCTGATTGGTTTAAACTGGAGGGGGCAGCCCAGTATTTTAGTCTATCCTTCTTTGAAGATAAGCGTTGGTGGGCTGACTACACAATAGATGAAGGGAGATACTGGGCTAGTGTGAAAGGGTTGTTACAGTCAACAGATGTACAATTAAATAGGAAATTTTATTTTGGATTTTATGACGATGATATACCTACATATACTGGACAGGCATTTGCTTATAATATTGTTATGTCTTATGTAAAGAGGTACCCTATTAACTCTTTTACAGAGTTATTCAATATTGATGTACAACATCTATTTAAAAATTGTGAGGACCGTCTTTCACCATGCAATGTATAA
- a CDS encoding VanZ family protein — protein sequence MLDTTHLAKDKKIIFAWLLFGIYFLMLIYMMFFGFSRSSFEESSYNLIPFKTIGNYVNNIGHYSARVIMINLIGNIIVFIPFGLFLSLLIPKLRKSSLLILVFIWLISSLELLQFVFSLGSFDIDDILLNTVGAWLGLKVLLTVRMALEN from the coding sequence ATGTTGGATACGACACATTTGGCAAAGGATAAAAAAATCATATTTGCATGGTTGTTATTTGGCATTTATTTTTTGATGCTCATTTACATGATGTTCTTTGGATTTTCTAGAAGTAGTTTTGAAGAATCTTCGTACAACCTTATTCCATTTAAAACAATAGGTAATTATGTGAACAATATTGGACACTATAGTGCACGTGTAATAATGATAAACCTAATTGGGAATATCATTGTTTTTATACCTTTCGGATTATTTTTGTCTTTATTGATCCCTAAGCTGCGAAAAAGCAGTTTATTAATTTTAGTATTCATATGGTTGATTAGCAGTCTCGAATTACTTCAATTTGTTTTTAGCTTAGGTAGTTTTGATATTGATGACATTTTGTTAAATACAGTAGGTGCTTGGCTTGGATTAAAGGTGCTTCTAACAGTTAGAATGGCATTGGAAAATTAA
- a CDS encoding aromatic amino acid hydroxylase has product MVKKSEIPAHLREYVIEQQYDAYTPINHAVWRYVMRQNVNFFKDVAHEAYTNGVTASGMNIERIPRVEEMHNSLQPFNWGAVAIDGYIPGVIFFDFQAHGLLPIGTDIRKLENIEYTPAPDIIHEAAGHAPILCDKKYAEYVKTFGEIGRKAIATKEEHDVFEAVRTLSNLLEKGSTTEEEIAEAERILAEKQKAVTQISEAEEISRLYWWTVEYGLIGSINDPKIYGAGLLSSVGESSSCLTDEVKKIPFDLDHVISTGFDITTKQPQLFVCEDFDQLIDAVKEYSKRMAFYVGGTESLEKAVQSGATATVEYSSGLQLTGTVSKLIKDEKQEAVYLNTSGESILSFDDKQLANHGKDVHADGFGSPIGKLKGEDKPLEDLTDVELEQHGIIIDDKATLQFESGVIVAGIVHEVIRKNSKVILIRFKEASVTYGDQTLFQPDWGMYDMAVGSHVTSVYAGAADPEAYFSSESIVEDEEVNSNVTNSLSPLDHLYTKVREIREDISLHSNSSEALLEVINQLDKDFPNDWLLRLEILELLAENDLNPEGQEKLHNDLNRLKSEEKALSQLIENGLKLI; this is encoded by the coding sequence ATAGTAAAAAAAAGCGAGATTCCAGCTCATTTAAGAGAGTATGTTATTGAACAGCAGTACGATGCGTACACTCCTATTAACCACGCTGTTTGGCGTTATGTGATGAGACAAAATGTAAATTTCTTTAAAGATGTCGCTCACGAAGCTTATACAAATGGTGTTACAGCCTCAGGCATGAACATTGAACGTATACCTAGAGTGGAAGAAATGCATAATAGCCTTCAGCCATTTAATTGGGGTGCGGTTGCAATAGATGGATATATTCCAGGAGTAATTTTCTTTGACTTCCAAGCTCATGGGTTACTCCCGATCGGAACTGATATTCGGAAATTAGAAAACATCGAATATACACCTGCTCCTGATATTATTCATGAAGCTGCAGGGCATGCACCAATTCTTTGTGATAAAAAATATGCTGAATACGTCAAAACATTTGGTGAAATTGGGCGAAAAGCTATCGCAACAAAGGAAGAACATGATGTTTTTGAAGCTGTTCGTACATTATCTAATTTATTAGAAAAAGGAAGCACAACTGAAGAAGAGATTGCTGAAGCTGAAAGAATTCTTGCAGAAAAACAGAAAGCTGTTACACAAATCTCTGAAGCTGAAGAAATATCACGACTTTACTGGTGGACAGTAGAATATGGACTAATAGGAAGCATCAACGATCCTAAAATATATGGTGCAGGCCTATTATCATCTGTTGGAGAAAGTAGCAGTTGTTTAACAGATGAAGTTAAAAAAATTCCATTTGATCTAGATCATGTTATTTCAACTGGTTTCGATATTACAACGAAACAGCCTCAACTTTTTGTTTGCGAAGATTTTGATCAATTAATTGATGCTGTCAAAGAATATTCAAAGCGGATGGCATTTTATGTCGGTGGCACAGAGAGTCTAGAAAAAGCTGTGCAATCTGGTGCAACTGCAACAGTTGAGTATAGTTCAGGCTTACAGTTGACTGGGACTGTTTCAAAACTAATAAAGGATGAAAAACAAGAAGCAGTTTATTTAAATACGTCAGGCGAATCCATCTTATCATTTGATGACAAACAACTTGCTAATCATGGGAAAGATGTTCATGCTGATGGCTTCGGATCACCAATTGGAAAGCTAAAAGGAGAAGATAAACCTTTAGAAGACCTAACTGATGTTGAATTAGAGCAGCATGGAATTATTATTGATGACAAAGCAACACTACAGTTTGAAAGCGGTGTCATCGTTGCTGGAATTGTTCATGAAGTGATAAGAAAGAACAGTAAAGTAATTCTCATTCGTTTCAAAGAAGCTTCAGTCACATATGGCGATCAAACACTTTTCCAACCAGATTGGGGTATGTATGATATGGCTGTTGGGTCACACGTTACATCTGTTTATGCTGGTGCAGCAGATCCTGAAGCTTATTTTTCATCAGAAAGCATAGTAGAGGACGAAGAGGTTAATTCTAACGTAACTAACTCCTTAAGCCCATTAGATCATTTATATACAAAAGTACGTGAAATAAGAGAAGATATTAGTCTTCATTCAAATTCATCTGAAGCTTTACTAGAAGTGATAAATCAACTAGATAAAGACTTCCCTAATGATTGGTTATTACGCTTAGAAATTTTAGAGCTTCTAGCTGAAAATGATCTGAATCCTGAAGGTCAAGAAAAACTTCATAATGACTTAAACCGCTTAAAAAGTGAAGAAAAGGCATTATCTCAACTCATCGAAAACGGTTTGAAATTAATCTAG